One Leguminivora glycinivorella isolate SPB_JAAS2020 chromosome 15, LegGlyc_1.1, whole genome shotgun sequence genomic window, CAGTCTAGACTTTACTGACGAGCGACAATAGGGCTGATTAAAACTTGCAATTGTTGCCCGGTAATAGTGGTAACTTGCCCGTTCTTTGGCTAATGAAAAAATACGGTAGATTGCTACTTAGTATGCTTACAAGGCTGTAGGAAAATGTAGTGACACGGCAAAAGCAGCAATTAAAGGACATTTCTTAAAGCTCTATTATGATTTGTGAACGTCATCACAATGATAAGTATATGCGCGTATCGCTCACGGTATTTCACAAGTTTAGGCAAGTATAGGCGAAATCCGCATAGTTAAAATATACTTGTATCAATCAGGTGGACAAGCATATGATAGTAACGTTGGTGCGTCCATTTTGCTCTTTCTGTAAGTGTAAGACTTTCTGTAAGGCCTCCAGatcaaaataaatgttttgttgAATTCTTTCAATATCAGAGTATGTTCAAGTTTAAACTATCTACGTACTTCATCATCATTCTTGTTAAATCGAGGTTTAGCGTAAGTATTACACCTAAATCACGTGAAATACTACAGACTGAAATtcatcaaaaagtatttaaaaaattgtacCCCTATGTAGTTATATTCAGTGATGAAATAAACATTGTCACAGTATTTTTATAGCCTGGTCATTGCATTATTTTCTCTTTTATCCCGTGGcgagtaagtagttacctacaCTCTCGAGAACAATACACTAACTAGACTGCGGCGCGATTGTGCGCCGGAAGAAAGGGCCTTTGTCCTCACGGAGAGATAGGACACACTCGAAATGTGAGGCACCTAAAAATGCAGGGAAAGTAGCGAGGATCTTGCTACAAACTACTCTGCATAGTTTTTGTAACTATGCAGGAATCACTTTCAAGTGCCGGCATATGATAAGTGAGGATAAATGAACATGACAAACAAATATCAGTAAAtctttacattattatttacacTGTTTGATATCTAAACCTTGGAATAGCTTATCAATATATACATTATCATAATCATACCTATCTATTGAAGATATGACATTAACTATATATAAGAATGACTCAATGTTGATATCAGTTAAAATGTGCTAAGTCACACGAAACCTAAAGAGTTTTGTAGTTTTATTACCAAGAAACACACTGTATTAAAGCCAGAGAATGTCACAGTATTCGGATACGAATCCTCCTATGACTGTGGAGTATCCTTTCAGTTTCAAGGCTTAATAAATCCCAGCTTTTTTAGCTTAACGTGCATTGAAAATGTCTCCTTTGTTGTGTGGAGCAAGGAACTCTCATTAGGGTATTTCCAGGtgctttttaaattacattagcTGCTACGAGTGAGTGAGACTAGCATTAACAAACTAACTTTGTAAAAAAACCCCTTTATTCCCCTGAATATGGATGAAGTCTGTAAGGCTTTCTGTTTCTTGACATTTTGCTATTTGTTGCATTTAGTAAATTGTACAAAAAGGGCGAATTGTAAGAACGTAAtattaagaaaaatatatttcacatTCCTTATTATCGGTTTGCTTCTCGAGAGCAATGGCACGGTGGCGTGCTCATTTAAATGATGGCACTTGAGACGAAACGACCTCAGACGGCGGTCGACCATTTGTGTCTGCCTTGTTATCGGCCCTAGTTTACCTGGGATGCCCTTAAGAGCTTTGAACGAGTGCCATTTGGTTTCGGGATTGCTATGtccatataaaattattaatatccgagtgcaaatgtattaaaGTGATTACATTATATGAATGTTGTTTTCAATTGTTTCAGAATCAACATCCGAAGATCCTTCGTCATCGACGGACGGAGAGGAAGACGAATTTGGCGAATTCGATCCTTTTGCGACTGCACCATCTCTGCATTCTCCCGATAGCGGTCGCTCAGACCCGAGATACGCCAACGCACCGCGTAGGAACCCTAGTCCTTATTACTACGGCGACCTGTTCAAAACGCCTGCCCTCCGCCGCCGGCTCCGTCGGCCCCGACGGCGTCCACCACTTCTTCATCACGCGGCCCACGCTATAGAAAGTCCGCCAGCTTAGACGCCCCACACGTTGCCGCGCGTCCCAACTTGCCCAAGCGATTCTCTGTCGCAGAGGATGGCTTTCGTGAGCTAGAGCGGTCATCCTCTTCGTCGGGTGAGAGCGCGTGGATGCCGCCAAGGCGCCGTGGGCGTGACGCGGCCGGCTGCGCGTGCGCCGCGCCTGAAGATGTAGAGGAGCACCGACCTTCTCGTAGCGTCTTTTACGTGCCGGCGCCGCTGCCACGCTGGCCGCAAGAGATGACCACCCGCCAAATATACGAAACAGCCTTTGACTGTAAAATCGCACGTTCAGACGATGACTTGGACGATTTTGATCGCGTCAGCAACCACCCTGCACTTTTACAAGCTGAGGACAGGAAAGTTATATCTTCCGCATCGTCTGCCTTTGAAGCTGTAGAACGTGGTGAACCAGATTACAAAGGCCGCCGAAAAGTTACAATGAAAACTGATAGCGTCCGTCGATCAAAGATTCCTACTATCCGCCAGAAAAGAGAAAACGAAAGCAATGCGTCAGCGTTATCTGAAGAGCTTGAAAAAATACACATCGATGAGGAGGATCGCAATGCTTCCACTTCTCAATTACCACTACGTGGTTACACGCCCTCACCTCCGTCGACAGCTCCCCTGCCAACAAAATTTCAGCAGAAAGACGGCTCCGCCATGAATAGCATCAAAAGTGCCCCAAACTTGCCGCAGACGCAACCAGCTCATCCGCGGCTGAAGGACTTACGGTTACCTGTAAAATCATTGCGAGCACGTGAAATGCCAACGAGTAGCGACGCTAGCATGGTTGATTTAAAGGGCTCTGCGTCCACTGAACTCGACGCTGCGCACCGCTTAAGCGCTGGTCGTGAATCTCGTGACGCCGATGATGAGAGGGGGCAATCGaaggacggtatttttttagaGATTAAGGGCCGACCCACTTCCGATTCTGACACACCAGAAATGAATCGACACACAGGGCCAAAGGGGGTCGGTCCTATAATGGAATTCAAAGGTAGGCCCGGGGCTCCACGTCCGAGGCGCAAATACTCCAGCACCGAAAGTATGGCAACCAGCAGTAGCGGTGGAAGTATGGAATCCCTTCGGAGTAGCACTAGTGAGGACAGGAGCAGTAGTAGTTCAGAAAGCCGACGGTCGTCTTCTCTTAGTTCACATAGTTCAGATTCCGGCAATGTCCCTTTCACGAAATCACATCATATGCAGCTGTCGGGGTTTGGCCATCACAATAACAAACTTCATATTCTTAGTCCTATATCAGACAAGTCATCGCAAGAACCAGCATCTGAAACGTCTGATAATAACAGAAATAACAACTCACAAAAAGTATCTCCTGAGGACGTCGAAACTGGAAATACGATACAGACGACTGTTGAAATTGTAGCAAAGCCTAAAAGGCGTGCATTACAAAACCGGAATTTATTAAATCTTACATTCCGTCATTCAACAACAGCGGGTGACGCCGAAATTCAAGGATCTGATAGTGGTATATCAATTCACTCCCGAGAGGGTGTCGACTCAAGAAATACATTTATCAACTTTAAGAACAGCAATGCTGAGGAAGAGCGTAAAGATCCGGACCAAGATCTTTCAGATCTTCCATTCGATATGCCGAAGTTAAGAAGACGACGAGCAGAAGCCGAAGCAGATCTGAGATCCCTGCCGTTTGATATGCCCAAGTTACGTCGTAAATTGCGAGGACAATCGCTGCAGCTAAATAATGACTTTGGAAGTGTCATTTCAAATGCATCTTCCAGCCAAAGCGTCCAGGACTTAAATCTAGGtcagtatttttttactcacaaaattaatatttcctAAAAATTCCCAGTCGTACCGTAATTCAATAACGTCAGAAAGATTTACTTGTCAATCTTGCTACAAAGGCCCGAGGAGGGAGTGTCGGCCTGCATCCATCGCTACTATTAAGTAGCTCTGACTGCGGCCGCATTATGCCGATTAAGATGTATGACTTTAGATTGCTCCACACGAACTTCTCTAGCCACTGCTTTCCCAATATTTAATTTGCTTGAGTGCTTTTTGAGGGAACTTTTTCCTGTACACGCTGCGATCAATTTGTAGCTGTACATTTGAGTTAGAAGTTTGGGATTAAGGACCATCGCGTGTTACTTGACGTTAAACGAAATGGAGCATTTTGTTTGGTTAAGGGTACTTTTTGGGAAGATAATGTGACACTAAATCATAAGTTATCTTTTCTATATTActgaatttattgttttaatttcaGGTAACAAGCACAAAGAGAAATTGTCGTTGAACTTTGATAGTGGAAGTGGTTCCGGCAGCTCCAAGGGGTTGCACCTTAACCTGGGACCCATAGTTCCACCGAGAGATCTTGTCGACGCATCGCTACCGCTTGATAGACAAGGGTAAGCATACAAAATCTGttcaaatattatattatttctcAAACTCAAGATTTATACTATCATTGAATTtggtaataattatgtttagtattttcaaaaactaaattatattttttattgatttcaggTGGTATCACGGGACGCTGACGCGCGTCGAAGCAGAAAGTTTACTAAGGGATGCAGATGAGGGCGCTTTTCTAGTACGAAACAGCGAATCTGCGAAACACGACTATTCATTAAGCTTAAAGTAAGTTAAATCAAATCGTTTCTATTAGGTTTTGTTTGTAAaactcatcatcatatcagccatttatcgcccactgctagGCAAATACCTGTCATTGAGTCCGCCGTTTATCTCGGTCCCCAGACAATCTCCATTctaaaaatatctattttaatTTGTGCTTCCATCTCAAGATGCCATGCCTAATCAAAAACTTATTTCTTCTTTAGTTACTTCTACCACTAAAATACATACGTACTACTTCAATGAACTAATGAAATCATTGTTTTTTGTCCACAGGTCAACCCGTGGCTTCATGCACATGCGAATCTGTCGCAACACCGAAGGGTACACCTTGGGTGGCGCGGCCACGGCATTCCCTACCGTCCCTGCCCTGATGCGTCACTACGTCACCGCACAAAGACTGCCAGTCAGGGGCGCGGAGCACATGGCCTTATCCACACCCTTACCCGCTGTTCTACTATGAACACGTCTATTCGACGTTTGGGAAAAACCTGTGAAAGAACTTCGAGGGCAATCAAAAATGATTGAGGAGAAGTTACGCTGATTCGAATCAGAGAAGAAAGGATATTCATATTTAGTGTCCTTTACTTTTTGATCTGTAGCAGCACAACGCTATTTAATGTACTTTTAAGGTAAAAGGACTAAGTGAAAATTACCAAAGAATTAGATTGTAATTATGTATCATTTGCTAAGGAAATGCTTCATGTATTTAATTATTGGCCAGAATTGTGTAGTCTGCGCTATGAAAGAATTTCCGGTGGTTTCTTTGGTTGGACAAACTACAGATGTATTCTGtgagtaacactactattatgctAGTCCCACATCGCGGCAACTTGTACAAAgaatattatgattatttattCACGTATTAATCAAACAACGTTTTCAATatgttattaaatatgtaaCGAAATAGTTTACGCTATTCATCAGTTAAATTTAGCATGTGTTATTTAGCTAACGAACATGATAAACGATTGACGCAAAGAATGATAATTGATAACCTTACAATAGTCAAAATATGTTATGCTATAACCGTATTATTCGACAGCTATTTACGCAACTATACCGTATTCAACTATTTATTGATTCAGCGCTATAATAAGTGCagttatgtatataattatcgatatttacttatattttactcAAGGCCTAAAGCTCTcaataatttttataataaccATTTGTGAAACTCCATATGAATGGATGTATTCCATTTATTTCTGAACGAAAGCGcgtgtgtatttgtttttcttataatattGTACTTTCTTATACATATGAGAAGATCGATGTCGGTAGTAGATGGTACGTGTTGATAACAAGTTTCGCAATCTTGTTGAGATGATGTTAACCGGTAGAATTGGTGACTGCTAGTAGAAGCCAAAGTAGGCATAAAACTTAGTATTATTTCGTGTGCTTTTTAAATGGGCGTCTTAGCTTTTGGCTGCCTCAATGTTTATTCCAACAGTATGACTGATTCCTACATATAGATAGGGACTTGCGAATGCATTTCTTTGTGAAACAGAACTGTATTACTCGtaaggattttatttaatagtaaGCTTTCGCCTGTGTAATTTAACGGCACTTAAATTCTGTATTTACTATAGAAAAGATTGCACATGTTATGTAACTTTCACATtgacttatttatattttttgttaagtattAGATGTAAGTAGAGTATGGCGAAAATGGGGCCCTTGAATGATTATGAACCCGACCACGGAAGGCCGTGAGCGACGGGTGAAACTTGGCGAATAGTATAGATTCAGTAGACGCCATGTTAAAAGTGATTTCTGTGATTTTGATACAAGAAAAGCCAAAAAATGTTGCATGTTTAGTTAAAGACATCtcttaatatttattacttaatttaattgtaaCGTATCGTAACCTTTATTCAGTCGCTAACAAACCATTTGAAAAACGTAATTTTCAATTCACagttttcttttatattttttttgctaCGAAACCGTGTGTGGGCTCTTTATGTGGTTAGTGACTGTCAAATTGATGAAAATCAAAACGATCTCATATTCTTCCTCTAATGCTTCAGTTACCTTAgacttaatttatttaatttgtaccTGATTTTGAAGTAATATACGTTGTTTGAAACTTAAATTACGTTTTTAACagatttattttgttataatgGTTTAATTTTAGCTATAGTGATAGTACTAATCGGTAGTTTTGTATGGGAACGAGCGAATTTGTATGTGAGACAGTTTTACACGATATGTACGTAAGCATTAAACCACCGCAGCGCAGCTTATGCAAGCGTGCAACTAATTTTAACTAAATAGATTTTACTCTTAGCTTTTAAGTACCTAAGCCTAGCATACCATGGGTCGGAAGCTATAACTTAGATGTTTTTCTTAGAAACGAACACTAAAAACTTACTTACCTTGctattaaaatagaaaaataaataagatttccTAGCTCCCCTCATGGTTATTGTTAGCTCTCAAATATTATGTAGTAAACGCATAATGGACGGTAGGATAGTGATATATTGTTAAAttc contains:
- the LOC125233837 gene encoding uncharacterized protein LOC125233837 → MPPRRRGRDAAGCACAAPEDVEEHRPSRSVFYVPAPLPRWPQEMTTRQIYETAFDCKIARSDDDLDDFDRVSNHPALLQAEDRKVISSASSAFEAVERGEPDYKGRRKVTMKTDSVRRSKIPTIRQKRENESNASALSEELEKIHIDEEDRNASTSQLPLRGYTPSPPSTAPLPTKFQQKDGSAMNSIKSAPNLPQTQPAHPRLKDLRLPVKSLRAREMPTSSDASMVDLKGSASTELDAAHRLSAGRESRDADDERGQSKDGIFLEIKGRPTSDSDTPEMNRHTGPKGVGPIMEFKGRPGAPRPRRKYSSTESMATSSSGGSMESLRSSTSEDRSSSSSESRRSSSLSSHSSDSGNVPFTKSHHMQLSGFGHHNNKLHILSPISDKSSQEPASETSDNNRNNNSQKVSPEDVETGNTIQTTVEIVAKPKRRALQNRNLLNLTFRHSTTAGDAEIQGSDSGISIHSREGVDSRNTFINFKNSNAEEERKDPDQDLSDLPFDMPKLRRRRAEAEADLRSLPFDMPKLRRKLRGQSLQLNNDFGSVISNASSSQSVQDLNLGNKHKEKLSLNFDSGSGSGSSKGLHLNLGPIVPPRDLVDASLPLDRQGWYHGTLTRVEAESLLRDADEGAFLVRNSESAKHDYSLSLKSTRGFMHMRICRNTEGYTLGGAATAFPTVPALMRHYVTAQRLPVRGAEHMALSTPLPAVLL